The Dehalococcoidia bacterium genome includes a window with the following:
- a CDS encoding ComEC/Rec2 family competence protein, translating into MFRSLVFALALALVTLLGDACSPAAPAPAPTAGAELAVHFVDVGQGDGILVRTPEGKVMVIDGGPRQSGLVAYMRKVGVQQVDVMVGTNADADHIGGLVDVLNAFPVKEVWVSGQPNTTVTFERFVDAVERAKAKGVVARRGDVIRLGSLEAHVLHPVDPLFPDRNNNSVVVRLEFGKVSFLFTGDAERQAEASMLSAGVPLRSTILKLGHHGSRTSSSPQFVAAVQPEVAVYQAGRDNSYGHPHKETLQTVLAAGAKIYGNDTRGAIVIRTDGQTYQVTTER; encoded by the coding sequence ATGTTCCGTTCCCTGGTCTTTGCGCTTGCCCTTGCCCTCGTCACGCTCTTAGGCGACGCGTGCTCTCCCGCCGCGCCTGCGCCCGCGCCGACCGCCGGCGCCGAGCTTGCCGTCCACTTCGTGGACGTGGGCCAGGGAGACGGCATCCTGGTGCGGACGCCGGAGGGCAAGGTGATGGTGATTGACGGCGGCCCCCGCCAGTCCGGCCTGGTCGCGTACATGCGCAAGGTCGGCGTGCAGCAGGTGGACGTGATGGTGGGCACCAACGCGGACGCCGACCACATCGGCGGGCTGGTGGACGTGCTGAACGCGTTCCCCGTGAAAGAGGTCTGGGTCAGCGGCCAGCCGAACACCACGGTCACCTTCGAGCGGTTCGTGGACGCGGTGGAGCGAGCCAAGGCGAAAGGGGTGGTCGCGCGCCGCGGCGACGTCATCCGGCTGGGCAGCCTGGAGGCGCATGTGCTGCACCCCGTGGACCCGTTGTTCCCCGACCGGAACAACAACTCCGTGGTGGTGCGCCTGGAGTTCGGCAAGGTCAGCTTCCTGTTCACGGGCGACGCCGAGCGTCAGGCGGAGGCGAGCATGCTCAGCGCGGGTGTGCCGCTGCGCTCCACCATCCTCAAGCTGGGCCACCACGGCTCTCGCACGTCCAGCTCCCCGCAGTTCGTCGCCGCCGTCCAGCCGGAGGTGGCCGTCTATCAGGCGGGCCGCGACAACTCCTACGGCCATCCGCACAAAGAGACCCTGCAGACCGTTCTGGCCGCGGGCGCCAAAATCTATGGCAACGACACGCGCGGCGCCATCGTCATCCGCACGGACGGGCAGACGTACCAGGTCACGACGGAGCGCTAG
- a CDS encoding MFS transporter, whose protein sequence is MTDQPRTTAATPPAVAAPVQPRFYYGWYVVFAASTVTFVEMAGFNTTLSVFVKPMTEEFGWTRTQFSIGVSIGSLLAGVLVLGVGRVIDLRGPKYVILGGVAALVVCLTLLSQVSALWQLWVLFAVSRALSSATLDLSSTVLVANWFIRLRGRAMGMASLGRRAAIALLPLIGQAIIVAFGWRAGWVGIAGIVAVVGILPTAMLVRRRPEDMGLRPDGAAPANSAPTATASRQPRALRQDVSWTLQEALRTPAFWLLMGVGCAAFFVGGSVNLHQVVYMIDMGLSPTVAVTSLSLYAVAGAAGTMFWGSLADRLPVRYCFAMDLAWAAIGVSFLHVATSESMAYLYAVVYGIGFGGIIPLTATAWADYFGRKSLGSVRSVAMTAQMVSNAIGPLFAAFVYDTSGSYQWAWIVFACAYVIGMVLVLLSQVPRHPSAA, encoded by the coding sequence ATGACTGACCAGCCTCGCACCACCGCCGCGACCCCGCCAGCCGTGGCTGCGCCCGTGCAGCCACGCTTCTACTACGGCTGGTATGTCGTTTTCGCCGCCTCAACCGTCACCTTCGTGGAGATGGCCGGGTTCAATACCACACTCTCGGTCTTCGTCAAGCCCATGACCGAGGAGTTCGGCTGGACGCGCACTCAGTTCTCCATTGGCGTGTCAATCGGCTCTCTCCTGGCGGGCGTTCTCGTGCTTGGCGTTGGACGGGTGATTGACCTGCGCGGGCCCAAGTACGTCATCCTTGGAGGCGTCGCCGCCCTCGTCGTCTGCCTGACGCTGCTGTCCCAGGTCTCCGCCCTCTGGCAACTCTGGGTGCTCTTCGCCGTCTCGCGGGCGCTATCCTCCGCCACGCTGGACCTCTCCTCGACGGTGCTGGTGGCCAACTGGTTCATCAGGCTGCGCGGCCGGGCGATGGGGATGGCGAGCCTGGGCCGACGCGCGGCCATCGCTCTGCTGCCTCTCATCGGGCAGGCGATTATCGTCGCCTTCGGGTGGCGCGCCGGCTGGGTGGGCATCGCGGGGATAGTCGCCGTGGTCGGCATTCTGCCCACAGCCATGCTTGTGAGGCGCCGTCCGGAGGACATGGGCCTGCGGCCAGACGGCGCCGCCCCTGCGAATTCCGCGCCGACGGCGACCGCCTCCAGACAGCCGCGAGCGTTGCGGCAGGACGTGTCATGGACGCTACAGGAGGCGTTGCGGACTCCGGCTTTCTGGCTGCTGATGGGCGTGGGCTGCGCCGCTTTCTTCGTGGGCGGATCGGTCAACCTGCACCAGGTCGTCTACATGATTGACATGGGGCTCTCGCCGACTGTTGCGGTGACCTCTCTCAGCCTCTACGCCGTGGCGGGCGCGGCGGGGACCATGTTCTGGGGGTCGCTGGCGGACCGCCTGCCGGTGCGGTACTGCTTCGCCATGGACCTTGCGTGGGCCGCTATTGGCGTGTCCTTTCTGCACGTCGCGACGTCGGAGTCGATGGCGTACCTGTATGCGGTGGTCTATGGCATAGGCTTTGGCGGAATAATACCCCTGACGGCGACCGCGTGGGCGGACTACTTTGGGCGGAAGAGTCTGGGTTCCGTTCGGAGCGTGGCGATGACGGCCCAGATGGTATCCAACGCGATAGGGCCGCTCTTCGCCGCGTTTGTGTACGACACCTCTGGCAGCTATCAGTGGGCGTGGATCGTCTTCGCTTGCGCATACGTGATAGGCATGGTGCTCGTACTGCTGTCGCAGGTGCCGCGCCATCCCTCCGCGGCGTAG
- a CDS encoding zinc-binding dehydrogenase, whose translation MKAVRVHEFGGADKLQYDEDAPEPQIGPTEVLVRVRACALNHLDIWVRMGQRGQSEMEMPHVLGCDVSGEVEAVGGAVHGIQKGLKVVINPGISCGRCAACLAGNDNMCLSYNIIGQKQNGGYAQYVRAPATNIVPMPAKLSFEEAASVPLVFLTAWHMLVGRARVQAGDDVLVQAAGSGVGIAAIQIAKLFGARVITTASTDDKLQKAKALGADEVINYTTQDFAQEVRRITGKKGAEVVIEHVGGEVFEKSIRSLATNGRLVTCGATAGFSPAVDLRYVYSKHLNVLGSYMGSKSELLQLLKFFDSGRLRPVVHAVYPLKDARKAHEAMENRANFGKLVLQAP comes from the coding sequence ATGAAAGCGGTGCGTGTCCACGAATTTGGCGGAGCGGACAAGCTCCAGTACGATGAGGACGCCCCCGAGCCACAGATAGGGCCTACGGAGGTCCTGGTGCGCGTCCGCGCGTGCGCCTTGAACCACCTGGACATCTGGGTCCGCATGGGCCAGCGCGGCCAGTCTGAGATGGAGATGCCCCACGTCCTGGGCTGCGACGTGTCGGGCGAGGTGGAGGCTGTCGGCGGCGCCGTCCACGGCATACAAAAGGGGCTGAAGGTCGTCATCAACCCGGGCATCAGTTGCGGCCGCTGCGCCGCGTGCCTGGCGGGGAACGACAACATGTGCCTGAGCTACAACATCATAGGGCAGAAGCAGAACGGCGGGTACGCCCAGTACGTGCGGGCGCCGGCCACCAACATCGTGCCCATGCCCGCGAAGCTGAGCTTTGAGGAGGCGGCCTCCGTGCCCCTGGTCTTCCTGACCGCCTGGCACATGCTCGTCGGGCGGGCCAGGGTCCAGGCGGGCGACGACGTGCTGGTGCAGGCGGCGGGCAGCGGCGTCGGCATCGCGGCCATCCAGATCGCCAAACTGTTCGGCGCGCGCGTCATCACCACCGCCAGCACGGACGACAAGCTGCAAAAGGCGAAGGCGCTGGGCGCGGACGAGGTCATCAACTACACCACGCAGGACTTCGCGCAGGAGGTCCGGCGCATCACCGGCAAGAAGGGCGCGGAGGTGGTCATCGAGCACGTGGGCGGCGAGGTCTTCGAGAAGAGCATCCGCTCTCTGGCCACGAACGGCCGCCTGGTCACCTGCGGCGCCACGGCGGGCTTCAGCCCTGCCGTTGACCTGCGGTACGTGTACAGCAAGCATCTGAACGTGCTGGGCAGCTACATGGGCAGCAAGAGCGAGCTGCTGCAGCTTCTGAAGTTCTTCGACTCCGGTCGGCTCAGGCCCGTCGTCCACGCCGTGTACCCGCTGAAGGACGCGCGAAAGGCCCACGAGGCGATGGAGAACAGGGCTAACTTCGGAAAGCTGGTCTTGCAAGCGCCGTAA
- a CDS encoding acetoin utilization protein AcuC, whose amino-acid sequence MADAAFVYEDTLSNHVLRADHPMRPHRLHLTYELLEAYGVFQRPDGRLVPPRTASDEEVLWFHTPAYLDVVKRLSRGEDVPDAAACNFSAHGDNPPYPGMYEASALSAGASLVAARLVADKNAPAAFNAAGGLHHAMAGHASGFCVFNDPVLAIHLLLRRGLRVAYVDIDAHHGDGVQAAFYDTDQVLTISLHESGRFLFPGTGDVTETGTGKGKGYAVNVPLYPYTTDDTYLWAFREVAPPLVRAFRPDVLVTQLGIDTHYLDQLTHLCLTTHGFTEAVREFKSLGLPWVALGGGGYELGVVPRAWTLAYAAMLDVELPDEIPAAYRATYGLDKLRDSEDGPRVEESARKQAREFAERSVAEVQRLVFPYHRLRSG is encoded by the coding sequence ATGGCTGACGCTGCCTTTGTATATGAAGACACGCTGAGCAACCACGTGCTGCGCGCCGACCACCCCATGCGGCCCCATCGGCTCCACCTGACCTACGAGCTGCTGGAGGCCTACGGCGTCTTTCAGCGGCCGGACGGTCGGCTCGTGCCGCCGCGCACGGCCTCCGACGAAGAGGTCCTGTGGTTCCACACGCCGGCCTACCTGGACGTGGTCAAGCGGCTCAGCCGGGGCGAGGATGTCCCGGACGCCGCGGCCTGCAACTTCAGCGCGCACGGGGACAATCCCCCGTATCCCGGCATGTACGAGGCCTCCGCCCTGAGCGCGGGCGCGTCGCTGGTCGCCGCCCGGCTGGTCGCGGACAAGAATGCGCCAGCCGCGTTCAACGCCGCGGGGGGACTGCACCACGCCATGGCGGGCCACGCATCTGGGTTCTGCGTCTTCAACGACCCGGTGCTCGCCATTCACCTGCTGCTGCGCCGGGGCCTTCGCGTGGCCTACGTGGACATTGACGCGCACCACGGCGACGGCGTCCAGGCCGCGTTCTACGACACCGATCAGGTCCTGACCATCTCCCTGCACGAGTCGGGGCGCTTCCTCTTCCCTGGCACGGGCGATGTCACGGAGACGGGGACCGGCAAGGGCAAGGGCTACGCGGTGAACGTGCCGCTGTACCCGTACACCACCGACGACACCTATCTGTGGGCCTTCCGTGAGGTGGCGCCGCCGCTCGTCCGCGCGTTCAGGCCGGACGTGCTGGTGACTCAGCTCGGCATTGACACGCACTACTTGGACCAGTTGACGCACCTCTGTCTGACGACGCATGGATTCACCGAGGCCGTCCGCGAGTTCAAGTCGTTAGGCCTGCCGTGGGTCGCCCTGGGCGGCGGCGGTTACGAGCTGGGCGTGGTGCCCCGGGCGTGGACGCTGGCCTACGCGGCGATGCTGGACGTGGAGCTGCCGGACGAGATCCCGGCGGCGTACCGGGCAACGTACGGGCTGGACAAGCTGCGCGACAGCGAGGACGGGCCGCGGGTCGAGGAGTCGGCCCGCAAGCAGGCCAGAGAGTTCGCCGAGCGGAGCGTCGCCGAGGTGCAGCGCCTCGTCTTCCCGTACCACAGGCTGCGGAGCGGCTGA
- a CDS encoding Mut7-C RNAse domain-containing protein translates to MSDAPRFLVDINVGRLARRLRVLGYDALLARDVDDNALVRLALREGRVLLTRDTHILKRRVVTLGLLRALLIQHDVVADQLRQVVDALSLEGTAHAFSRCIECNEPLAQRRPDEVRDMVPPYVYGTQRTYSQCPTCRRVYWRGTHWENMRKEMERVRPGLGDSPA, encoded by the coding sequence ATGAGCGACGCGCCTCGTTTCCTGGTGGACATCAACGTGGGCAGGCTGGCCCGGCGGCTGCGTGTCCTGGGCTATGACGCCCTGCTCGCGCGCGACGTTGATGACAACGCGCTGGTGCGTCTGGCCCTGCGAGAGGGCCGCGTGCTGCTGACCAGGGACACGCACATCCTTAAGCGCCGGGTGGTGACATTAGGGCTGCTGCGGGCGCTTCTTATCCAGCACGACGTGGTGGCGGACCAGCTCCGCCAGGTGGTGGACGCCCTGTCGCTGGAGGGGACGGCGCATGCCTTCTCCCGATGCATCGAGTGCAACGAGCCGCTGGCGCAGCGCCGCCCCGACGAGGTGCGGGATATGGTGCCGCCCTACGTTTATGGCACGCAGCGCACCTACTCTCAGTGTCCCACGTGCCGCCGGGTGTATTGGCGGGGGACGCACTGGGAGAACATGCGGAAAGAGATGGAGCGCGTCCGTCCAGGGCTGGGCGACTCGCCGGCATGA
- a CDS encoding FTR1 family protein, translated as MVYSLFVSLREGLEAFLIIAIVLGYLNRIGQRRYFTHVWLGAALAFLGTIAVWAGLELTASKLSGPALEAFEGGATLLAVVVLTSMTLWMKRQAADMGSHLRSQVDVALRSGSVVTLVLLAFTSVGREGLETALFLTAGSATADSALLYWLGAGLGLAVAAVMGAIVYAGTMRLPLSAVFNVTGVILIVLAAGLLSSGLKELSHATSASALGPHLWDTYNLVPDNSGLGRLLNTVLGYDASPRLGQVVAYLGYLAVFLPLFLLGREKPPVASQTTTTPMSTMNRRPA; from the coding sequence GTGGTCTATTCACTCTTCGTGAGCCTCCGTGAGGGGCTGGAGGCGTTCCTCATCATCGCCATCGTCCTCGGTTACCTGAACCGCATCGGCCAGAGACGGTACTTCACCCACGTGTGGCTCGGCGCCGCCCTGGCTTTTCTGGGCACCATCGCGGTCTGGGCCGGACTTGAGCTCACGGCCAGCAAGCTGTCCGGCCCTGCGCTCGAGGCGTTCGAGGGCGGCGCGACGCTCCTCGCCGTGGTCGTCCTGACCAGCATGACGCTGTGGATGAAGCGTCAGGCGGCGGACATGGGCAGCCACCTGCGCTCCCAGGTGGACGTGGCACTCCGCAGCGGCTCCGTCGTCACGCTGGTGCTCCTCGCCTTCACTTCGGTGGGCAGGGAGGGCCTGGAGACGGCCCTGTTCCTCACCGCCGGCTCCGCGACGGCGGACTCCGCGCTGCTCTACTGGCTGGGCGCGGGCCTGGGACTGGCCGTCGCGGCAGTCATGGGGGCCATCGTCTACGCCGGCACCATGCGCCTGCCGCTGAGCGCGGTCTTCAATGTGACGGGCGTCATCCTTATCGTGCTGGCGGCGGGGCTGCTGAGCAGCGGCCTCAAGGAGCTCAGCCACGCAACGTCCGCCTCCGCTCTTGGCCCACATCTGTGGGACACGTATAACCTCGTGCCCGACAACTCAGGTTTGGGCCGCCTTTTGAATACCGTGCTGGGCTACGACGCCAGCCCCCGCCTGGGCCAAGTCGTGGCCTACCTCGGATACCTCGCCGTTTTCCTGCCACTGTTTCTTCTGGGACGGGAGAAGCCTCCCGTCGCCTCTCAAACGACTACGACGCCAATGTCCACTATGAACAGGAGGCCCGCATAA
- a CDS encoding cupredoxin domain-containing protein, with the protein MNHRLLCAPVLALGLLLTTACGEVSNASGGQEIIITAGERSGGRQFFEPQEVTVPAGARVSFVIKNVGSEDHEFESEEAHVEEVVVPPGRERRATWTAPTQPGRYPAYCDLPGHRAMGMEMTLIVK; encoded by the coding sequence ATGAACCACAGACTTCTTTGCGCTCCGGTGCTGGCCCTCGGACTATTGCTGACCACCGCTTGCGGCGAGGTCAGTAACGCCAGCGGCGGTCAGGAGATCATCATAACCGCAGGCGAGCGCTCGGGCGGCCGCCAGTTCTTCGAGCCCCAGGAGGTTACGGTGCCGGCGGGCGCGCGGGTGAGTTTTGTCATCAAGAACGTCGGCAGCGAGGACCACGAATTCGAGAGCGAGGAGGCCCACGTCGAGGAGGTCGTCGTGCCGCCCGGACGCGAGCGGAGAGCGACCTGGACCGCGCCCACGCAGCCGGGCCGCTACCCGGCCTACTGCGACCTGCCCGGCCACCGGGCGATGGGCATGGAGATGACCCTCATCGTCAAGTAG
- a CDS encoding ABC transporter permease: MSVASLPAVSYRCVRVWQRNSDVFLRLWKTELVLVLAEPLVVLVAMGYGLGSLLRPDDPHKYLEFLGPGILAAYAMYAAVFECTWGTYVRMNIQKTFDAIIVTPVSLDDVITGEVLWGATRAFVSSATILLALAVLGVVTSPLALLAPVAGVLVGLTFAALSVLVTSFVQSGTQFNYYFNLFITPMFVASGTFFPLAQLPEWVQVLLWPLPLTAGLTVIRGLFQGRVTLEVLLAGLWLVVLAAVCFPLAVAAMRRRLVR; encoded by the coding sequence ATGTCTGTAGCTTCGCTTCCCGCCGTCTCTTACCGCTGCGTTCGCGTCTGGCAACGCAATAGCGATGTCTTTCTGCGCCTTTGGAAGACGGAGCTGGTCCTGGTCCTGGCGGAGCCTCTGGTCGTGCTGGTGGCGATGGGCTACGGCCTGGGATCGCTGCTCAGGCCCGACGACCCCCACAAGTATCTGGAGTTCCTGGGACCGGGGATACTGGCCGCGTACGCCATGTACGCCGCGGTCTTCGAGTGCACCTGGGGCACCTACGTCCGCATGAATATCCAGAAGACGTTTGACGCCATCATCGTGACACCTGTGAGCCTGGATGACGTCATCACCGGAGAGGTCCTGTGGGGCGCCACTCGCGCCTTTGTCAGCTCGGCGACCATTCTGCTGGCCCTGGCCGTGCTGGGCGTCGTCACGTCACCGCTGGCGCTGCTGGCGCCCGTCGCCGGGGTGCTCGTCGGATTGACGTTCGCCGCCCTGTCCGTCCTGGTGACCTCGTTCGTCCAGAGTGGCACCCAGTTCAACTACTATTTCAACCTGTTTATCACGCCCATGTTCGTTGCCAGCGGCACCTTCTTCCCGTTGGCCCAACTGCCAGAATGGGTCCAGGTTCTCCTCTGGCCGTTGCCGCTGACCGCGGGCCTCACGGTGATAAGGGGGCTGTTCCAAGGCAGGGTGACGCTGGAGGTCCTTCTGGCCGGGCTATGGCTGGTCGTGCTGGCCGCCGTCTGCTTCCCGCTGGCGGTGGCGGCCATGCGGCGGAGGCTTGTCCGGTAG
- a CDS encoding DUF488 family protein — translation MLKLKRAYDPPSDQDGERLLVERLWPRGIRREAARLDGWLKELAPSPDLRKWFGHDVQRWEEFQRRYRAELGSPEKATLLRSLAEKAQTGAVTLVFAARDTEHNSAVVLKEAVAEQYRRSG, via the coding sequence ATGCTCAAGCTGAAGCGTGCGTACGATCCTCCCAGCGACCAGGACGGGGAGCGCCTGCTGGTGGAGCGACTATGGCCCCGGGGCATACGGCGGGAGGCGGCGCGACTGGACGGTTGGCTTAAGGAGCTGGCCCCCAGCCCGGACCTGCGCAAGTGGTTCGGGCACGACGTCCAGCGTTGGGAGGAGTTCCAGCGGCGCTACCGCGCGGAACTGGGTTCGCCCGAGAAGGCCACGCTGCTGCGCTCGCTCGCTGAGAAGGCCCAGACGGGCGCCGTCACGCTGGTCTTCGCCGCGCGCGACACGGAGCACAACAGCGCCGTCGTGCTCAAAGAGGCCGTCGCGGAGCAATATCGCCGGTCAGGATGA
- a CDS encoding response regulator transcription factor, translating into MTEQSRTRVFVVDREAGYVESLRAAFAENADMQVVGTAASLEEALPALETAKPDVVVADLGAEAVEDLPLTRRIKQKCAGASLIALVPQDDDAHIFLAINAGAAACVRKDSMPEFLPGIVRSVRAGEYPIQYTLLNRARVAAYVLRQFQGLALENGVSHDSAGAVGPLSRREMQVLTHVAKGQSNKEIGVTLTISEQTVKNHITAILRKLDANDRTHAVVMALRQGWISLTEQDSPKEPDSTRVSG; encoded by the coding sequence GTGACTGAGCAATCAAGGACCCGGGTCTTTGTGGTTGACCGGGAAGCGGGCTACGTGGAGAGCCTCCGCGCCGCTTTCGCTGAGAACGCGGACATGCAGGTTGTCGGGACCGCGGCCTCGCTGGAGGAGGCCCTCCCTGCCCTGGAAACCGCGAAGCCGGACGTAGTCGTCGCTGACCTCGGCGCCGAAGCCGTCGAAGACCTGCCCCTGACGCGGCGGATCAAGCAGAAGTGCGCCGGCGCGTCCCTCATCGCCCTCGTGCCTCAGGATGACGACGCGCACATCTTCCTCGCCATCAACGCTGGCGCCGCCGCGTGCGTGCGGAAGGACTCCATGCCGGAGTTCCTCCCTGGCATCGTGCGGAGCGTGCGCGCCGGTGAGTACCCCATCCAGTACACGCTCCTCAACAGGGCCAGAGTGGCCGCTTACGTTCTCCGCCAATTCCAGGGCCTGGCCCTGGAAAACGGCGTCAGCCACGACTCCGCGGGCGCCGTCGGGCCTCTCTCCCGCCGCGAGATGCAGGTGCTCACCCACGTCGCCAAGGGCCAGTCCAACAAAGAGATTGGCGTCACGCTGACGATCAGCGAGCAGACGGTCAAGAACCACATCACCGCCATTCTGCGCAAGCTGGACGCTAACGACCGCACCCACGCGGTGGTGATGGCGCTGCGCCAGGGCTGGATATCCCTGACGGAGCAGGACTCTCCGAAGGAGCCGGACTCCACACGCGTCTCCGGATGA
- a CDS encoding GH3 auxin-responsive promoter family protein, which produces MSRAKDTVWERDREGVWQKYCGFLDNSLDAFMGIQEHLLGEQLRLVGQSPLGRRFLPVRLPTTGKEFRETVPLTTYEDYRDVLDGQREEFLAVKPHAWIHTSGRGGTFRWIPYTPMAYERFVDAGAACMILATATEKGEVNLSSGTRVLCNIPRMPYLSGLLGEGLHDRLGLRLIPPIDDLPDTDFHKKTEVAFKMALREGAPIIVSLGSVLVKMGEGMAEHSRKTRFTRDMLHPAVLWRLARAYVRSRLAGRGILPKDLWPARAVIAWGMDTDIFREDIRRYWGHLPYEAYAASEGGILAVQSWLRRGLTLLPYAAYYEFIPENEWLKARGNDSYQPRTVLLPDLEPGKLYEIVISHFYGMPFLRYRLGHFIRVLSRGDDEAGIHLPQVAFHARADDLIDIANFTRIDEGTVHRALRMAGLRYEDWTLRKEKTGNRPSLHLYIEPRQAVAQDGLAHVLHEKLKECDSFYNDLDRMLQIQPVRVTYLRPGTFALYYEQKMRAGVDLANRRPPRMNPLESEVRDLLQVSGCEVKLEVA; this is translated from the coding sequence ATGTCCCGAGCAAAAGACACCGTGTGGGAGCGCGATAGGGAGGGAGTCTGGCAGAAGTACTGCGGCTTTCTGGACAACTCGCTGGACGCGTTCATGGGTATTCAGGAGCACCTCCTGGGCGAGCAACTGCGGCTCGTGGGGCAGTCCCCCCTGGGCCGGCGCTTCCTGCCCGTCCGTTTGCCCACCACAGGCAAGGAGTTCCGCGAGACGGTTCCCCTGACCACGTATGAAGACTACCGGGACGTCCTGGACGGCCAACGGGAGGAATTCCTGGCGGTCAAGCCCCACGCATGGATACATACGTCCGGCCGCGGGGGCACCTTCCGCTGGATCCCCTATACTCCCATGGCCTATGAGCGGTTTGTGGACGCCGGGGCCGCATGCATGATTCTGGCCACGGCCACCGAAAAGGGCGAGGTGAACCTGTCGAGCGGCACGCGCGTGCTCTGCAACATCCCGCGCATGCCCTACCTCTCGGGACTGCTGGGCGAGGGTCTGCACGACCGCCTGGGGCTGCGCCTGATCCCACCCATAGACGACCTCCCTGACACGGACTTCCACAAGAAGACGGAGGTGGCCTTCAAGATGGCCCTGCGGGAGGGGGCGCCCATCATCGTCTCCCTGGGAAGCGTTCTGGTGAAAATGGGCGAGGGCATGGCCGAACACTCCCGAAAAACCCGCTTCACCCGCGACATGCTGCACCCCGCGGTCCTGTGGCGCCTGGCTCGCGCCTACGTGCGTTCGCGGCTGGCGGGACGCGGCATCCTTCCCAAAGACCTGTGGCCCGCCCGCGCGGTCATCGCATGGGGGATGGACACGGACATCTTCCGTGAAGACATCCGGCGCTACTGGGGCCACCTGCCCTACGAAGCCTACGCCGCCTCTGAGGGAGGCATCCTCGCCGTCCAGAGCTGGCTCCGGCGCGGGCTGACCCTGCTGCCGTACGCGGCATACTACGAATTCATCCCTGAGAACGAATGGCTGAAGGCTCGCGGAAACGACTCGTACCAGCCTCGGACAGTCCTGCTGCCTGACCTGGAACCGGGCAAGCTCTACGAAATAGTTATCTCCCACTTCTACGGCATGCCGTTTTTGCGCTACCGCCTGGGACACTTCATTCGCGTGTTGTCCCGGGGCGACGACGAAGCAGGCATCCATCTGCCCCAGGTCGCCTTCCACGCCCGCGCCGACGACCTGATTGACATCGCCAACTTCACGCGCATTGACGAGGGCACGGTGCACCGTGCGCTGCGCATGGCGGGGCTGCGCTACGAGGACTGGACGCTGCGCAAGGAGAAAACAGGGAACAGACCCTCTTTGCACCTGTACATCGAGCCGCGCCAGGCCGTCGCGCAGGACGGCCTGGCCCACGTTCTGCACGAGAAGCTGAAGGAATGCGACTCCTTCTATAACGACCTGGACAGGATGCTGCAGATACAGCCCGTGCGGGTGACCTACCTCAGGCCCGGGACTTTTGCGCTATATTATGAGCAGAAGATGCGGGCCGGGGTGGACCTGGCCAACCGGCGTCCGCCCCGCATGA